The following proteins are co-located in the Bosea sp. AS-1 genome:
- a CDS encoding DUF1850 domain-containing protein translates to MSICLAAGALVVALGRGEITLGWRHSVQKTLWEEVWRETPKGLEIVEARIEGSGAGMDPPDGAKLIDGFWRWRPQLPALHEVVMRRSGATADWRICKDGTCKPMGDYLPADADPVTLKICD, encoded by the coding sequence GTGAGCATCTGCCTCGCGGCCGGCGCGCTCGTCGTGGCGCTCGGCCGCGGCGAGATCACGCTCGGCTGGCGTCACTCCGTGCAGAAGACGCTATGGGAAGAGGTCTGGCGCGAGACCCCGAAGGGGCTCGAGATCGTCGAGGCCCGCATCGAGGGTTCTGGCGCCGGGATGGATCCGCCGGACGGCGCGAAGCTGATCGACGGGTTCTGGCGCTGGCGTCCGCAATTGCCCGCGCTGCACGAGGTGGTGATGCGCCGCTCCGGCGCCACCGCCGACTGGCGGATCTGCAAGGACGGCACCTGCAAGCCGATGGGGGACTACCTGCCGGCCGACGCCGACCCGGTCACGCTGAAGATTTGCGATTAG